AATGACATCATGTGCCCAATAAATATTTCAGACAACTagtagtccagtaattttaggcattttaagccccaatctggggaaaaattcctagtgagctgaatttttgtttACGCCTGTATTACGGTGTTATTGTGAAGAGGTGAAGgtcatcgatatcgtgccggctaaaaaagttacaaaggtcaaaaggtcacgaaaatcagttttttgcaaatatttcgcgacttATTGCTTGGatgtcaatagaggtcattataacaATTGTTCCTCagaaaattgtctacaaaacaTGTCTCTTGcagtttttttgtaaaattaactgTTTTCAAATTATTCGCGCTTATCTTCTCCGAGTAGTCGTAGAGACAGTGTACAAAATAGGTATGGCTATACACTCGTAGGTATGGCTATATACACGAAGGCACGACCTATGGGGTGTTTAGTCTGAGTCTGACCCCCTAACCGTGGATCTATTCAGGCTTAGTAACAACCCTTGTTTGAAGTAAACGTCATGAAACACTTTATCTCTGAGAACTGTACTGAGAACTGTACAAATCGGCTGCATCTTGGTAATCATTCTTGTAGTTTTCggattatttttacattatgttTGATTTCACTAAAATTCTGTAACATATACAAATTAGTCCAGAGTCCTGGACTAGTGACCAATgaacgtagggttaaggaattccttgactgAGCTTGGCTTGtcaatgatgttgatgatgacacATACCTATAGTTACTCGTAATATATCGTAATATAAGGTAAAGCAAAATCGCTTCACACCCTCTCTCAGTAGGTACGCTTAGATCTCAAAGTGGTTTTTAGCAATTAATAGAGTGGCAAgcaaaaaacttaataaagcATGTAGTAGTTCAGAAGTTCAGAGTTTCCCCGGACGGATTAAAAGTGTAATTTGTATAATTGCATAGTCAtcactatttttatattcatacgaaaatacattaattacactttgattattattttaaaatgtttcaattgataaaatgtcgtgataataatattgatgctttatttatattttttttataatatctacaaaaaaagtattgttTACAGATCAGTAGCAGTTAATAGCTCGTCTGTGGTCACAAATGAAGAGAGCAGCCTGAAGTCATGGATGGAAATACCAGGACCTTCATCACTGCCCATCATCGGGCAGTTACATCATTTTCTGCCTGGAGGTAGGTGTGCCATATACTGTAccggaaatattttttaccagccgacgccctgcggtatCACTCGGGTAATTCCTGTTcctgttataataataaaaaaaaatcaaaaattttcaaaattggttcaatagatccagagattactccttaCGATCtctcaaactttacctctttaatatataagtatagattagaaaAGAGTGTTTAAAAATGTATCAGTGATAAGtaacattgtaaaaatgttttatgaatgaaaaatgtattattaaatgtaaaatgtataaatataaactgtatttGTGATTAGGAACATAAATTAACAACAATCCTTAGAAAAATGCGGAAATTAGCATCAAAAACAAAACTACGCAAACACTGGATTTCGTACAAATTACAACAATATTCACAGGAAACATTGTTTCTCGATCATTACCTTTAAACTATTGCAACAGTGATTTAgtgatgatatgcgggcgacaggggaaaaAGACTGCGGGGATGTGAAATCATGTGatgtgacgtgcatcagtcgtgggtttttcattcatcgttacacgccctccggcccgcgcgcaacatcgggagtgttatgaacaaagttgccaagctatagtcatcTTTCGACAGTTACCCGCACAAGAtacccatatttaaaaaaataatagcacTATCACCGTTTTACGTTtaactatttctttttttttttttttttttttttttttttttctaataaatataaattattacaattatatactacatataaatacttatatgtataatgtataaatacacacagacactggaaaacacccatgctcatcacacaaatattttccagttgtgggaatcgaacccacggccgtggatgcagaaagcagggtcactacccactgcgccacgcggccgtcatttCTTACTACTTATTGTAAgattactttaatatttttgttgttgttgtgttattgtcacttttttttaattgtgttttacGTATGCAGTATCTGCTTTTATAAGATTGATCAAATAAATGCAAAAACTGTAACAATCTCTTATGgactaaataaatgtataaaaatcatGAAATATACGGGATCTACATTGCTTCTGCGCCTCTGTTTTGGATTGCTGCCGGTTCTAGTCACTTACTAGTAATCAGCGTAAAAAACTTCGTTTTAAtaacaactagcagacgcccgcgacattgTCTGTGTGaaacactacccctaccctaagtatcctatgtccgtctcctggttctaagctacctctccaccaattttcagccaaatcggtccagccaggtccaggtctggctggtgggaggcttcggccttggctagctaccaccctaccggcaaagacgtaccgccaagcgatttagcgttccggtacgatgccgtgtagaaaccgaaaggagtgtggattttcatcctcctcctgacaagttagcccgcttccatcttggattgcatcatcacttaccaacaggtgagattgtagtcaagggctaacttgtaaagaataaaagaaaagccATTCTTAAATTTTAAGTAGTGTAACTAATACGATTTTCTTTATAGAtatacagagggcctagtggcagttttgaTACTGTTaatgtcacgtaacgtaaacgggAATTTCTTAGGAGTTGAAACAGCGCcacctagtggcactactgcacaactgtttcaattccatataaatttgcgtttacgtcaacgtgatggtaacagtatgaaaatattgaaaactcccactaggctcACTGATTGATTGTTACAATATGTTTCAGGTTCTTTATATCCGATCAAATCCGACGACTTCATTACATCAGCTATGTATGACCGATACGGACCCATCATACGAATGGATGGCTTTTTCGGATCGCCGTCGATTGTTATGCTTTATGACGCAGAAGCGGCAgcacaggtattttttttttattctttacaagttagcccttgactacaatctcacctgatggtaagtggtgatgcagtctaagatggaagcgggctaacttgttacgaggaggatgaaaatccacacccctttcggtttctacacggcattgtaccggaacgctaaatcgtttggcggtacgtctttgccggtagggtggtaactagccacggccgaagcctcccaccagctagacctggacaaattaagaaaatcataatctgtccagccggggatcgaacccaggacctccgtcttgtaaatccaccgcgcataccactgcgccacggaggccgtcaaaaaggtagataaatttatactttttagggtttcgaacgtacgtagtacagaaacggaacccttataatctcactcgcgtacattttaaggtctgtctgttttatattataaagctgattaGTTTTGTTTGGTTAAACATACAATTTTCAGGatcaaattgaaaaattaattcagtGTTAGATCGTCTATTAATTCAAGATGGCTCTATAAAAGAGTGGAACTTCAGGGCGATTCTtagaaattaatattacctaatatCCAGTTTAAGGTCAAATAGACGCAACTTCAAGAATGTGCTTTATTAAACGTAGCTGTATTAGTCAAACATAACTAGAGGTGGATTGCTTACAGATCTGACTGGACTTTTTCTTAAAACTTGTAAAATGTGTAAACATCCCTCGAAAAAATGAGTTTTAAAATAGATTGGGAATTCAAAGGGGACCTTCAAAAGAAATAAGTCTGAAACCTTATAACTAGTCTAGTGTAACTAGTTACTTTCTAGTCCGTCTGTTTGTCAAAACCAATGTTAATTTAGTAAGTACGTTAATTCTTGGCCaagctattattattaaatatgttaataatacttaataatagtttggccggGAGTTTTTGAGACAACCTACTGATAACATTTCTTAAcatcctaattttgatataaaacacttttcatccattaaacagatgggtgaagatcgtttctaatacggatcttctaCTATGTCTCtatttgttgtaaaaaatgttttttaggtGCTTCGCGGTGAAAACTGGATGCCGATTCGTCCGGGGTTCACATCACTTGGGTATTTtcgaaataaatattacaaaaaaaatggcgCTGCCCCTGACGCACCTACTGGTCTTATTTCAGAGTAAGTGTTCACGACaattactaataattaattaatactatatcaaattatcctactaatattataaatacaaaactttgtatggaatgGATGGtatactctttaacgctgctagtAAATAGTAAAGTAGTAAATTGTTTGAAATggacatagattttactctggattgattttcatcccggaaaaatccatggttcccgcgggatttgtgaataacagaattccacgcggacgaaatcggtgcgtccgctagtttaataataaaataataatatttttaataaagaaaggtaagaaagaaaaagatttatttctttaaagtttaaattgtattttgtatgttaCAGCCACGGCGAGGTATGGAAGAAATTCCGATCGACCGTGAACCCCATTTTATTACAACCCAAAACCATTAAATTATACACCAACGCACTTATAGAAGTAGCAGAGGACATGAtaaaaaggtataaataaaataataatttgtgtataAATATATGATAGAGTCACTTAGCTGACTTACACAAAAGCAGACTAAATGTTTATGATTATTgaagtaattatattaaattctttaaattaatgattataagaaatctatactaatattataaagctgaagagtttgtttgtttgtttgtttgtttgattgaacgcgctaatctcaggaactactggtccgatatgaaaaattcttccagtgttagatagcccatttatcgaggaaggctataggctatatattatccccgtattcctacgggaacgggaaccacgcgtgtaaaaccgcgcggcggcagctagtcaTTAATATAGAAGGTTTTAAACTCAATGCAAAAGCGTACAAGATGAAATGGAAGGTAGAGACAGCGCTATATGGCTCACAAAACTATAcaacaatttattatatatttccaAATAGCATTCAAAGTTtttgcttataatattattctgtTTTACAGGATGAGATCGATTCGGAACGAAAAAAACATGTTAGAGGGTAATTTCGATGTCGAGATGAATCTATGGGCGCTAGAGTCCATCGGTGTAGTAGCTCTTGGTGGTCGTCTCAACTGCTTCGACCCCAACCTTCCGGTAGAATCGCCTGCCAGGAAACTGATCCAGATGGTTCACGACATATTCAAAATCGCTGATGAACTGGACTTCAAACCGAGTCTTTGGAGATACATCTCGACACCAACTTTCAAAAAGGCGATGAAGTTGTATGAGGatcaaattaagtaaatatgtattttacataatctaaaaaactaaattcgcttataaatagttaaattagttaattaaaataaaataatataaaatagtttaattaaataactaaactaagactttaacaaaagaaatacaCGCCATCTAAATGGTTCATCAAATAAATGAACAGGGTGCCCAATGCAATGGCGCTTTTACCTCTCTGAATGACAAGGCTTATCCGTTGAACCAAACAAGCAGCAGCTCAGGCCACTTGATATGTATTAGTGAACAAtccttaaatatttaataagcttCGTTTATCACAAACTGTATTAAATCCTATAATTTGACTTATTTTAGCATAAGTAAGCACTTTATCGGAGAGGCCATTAAAAAGCTTGAATCCAAAAAGTCTTCAACTGAAGAAAAGGGCGTTTTAGAGAAACTGCTTGAAATTGATGAAAATGTTGCTGTTATTATGGCAAGCGATATGTTATTTGCTGGTGTTGATACGGTAAGTGAAACTTaaataccataaaaacaacacttgtaaaatgtagcaattctcgcaatcagctattctaccgcaaaaagttgtgagatccatgtaataccaagtcgattaccTTATTCTGTCCATAATTAAGGGACttctgtttcaagttattacttaattagctaacctaacaacatcttacAGTGACTGCCGTGCCCCCAGATAAATGAGACtatgcattatttttttactatatagaTCAAAATAATGTACTTCTAATAGTTATAGGTTGattttgtatagttttttttttgggtcaGTAATATAGTAATAGCATTTCCTAATTTTTCCCAGGCCGCTAATACCATGACTTCAACTTTATTTCTACTGGCCAATAATCctgaaaaacagaaaaaactAAGAGAAGAGATACTCGCGGATAGAGAAAAGCGACCTTACCTCAGAGCCTGTATAAAGGAGTCAATGAGAATGCTGCCCGTAGTTGCTGGCAACATGAGGCTAACTACCAAGGAGTACAATATTTTAGGTTATAAAATACCTGAGGGCGTAAGTGACATAGTTTTATAATCGATTAAACGTTTGTCGAGTTGTGATGTCGCCAATCAGTATAGGGCGATGCCTCATTGGTACGTTGTAAAGCATCGTTGCAACAGATCAAGGCAATGTATGCCACACCTGCGTTGCAATGACGCACGACGTCGCAGCGCAAGAGGACGACGCACGCACCCAGTCTCAAACATGCATACAAAGCAAATGTTTTTCATGGATGTCGTCGTTCTGGAGCTCCAATAGTCCGAAAGCGTCCTCTTCGTCTCGCTTAATCTGGGCGCAACGTTTATGGCATGTCATTTAAAATATGTGGAACACGACACAACGTAAGTCAACGCACTAAAGGGGCAGAAGCCTTAAACGCTTTAgcctttatattttaactagcaGCCGCCACGCGGTTggacccgcgtagttcccgttgccgtgGGGATACtgggataaagtatagcctataacacccggggatagtgtagcttcccaacagaaaattttcaaaatcggttcagtagtttcggagcctattcaatgcaaacaaacaatcaatcaaactataaatctttcctttttataattttgtatgtagATTATATTTGAAATCGCGCAAATTGCAATtagttcaaataaataataataactttcttACGTTTCAGACATATGTGACATTCATACACCAAGCTTTATCCAAAATGGAAAAACACTTCCCAGAGCCTGAAAAGTACATACCTGAGAGATGGATCACTGACAAAGAAGATCCACTATTTCATGGGAACGCACATCCCTTCGCTTGGAATCCATTTGGATTTGGAGTTCGAATGTGCataggtaaaataattaataccttgGACTGTAGTTACCACACCATAATATAGTATACTATGTAGTTATTGAAAACGAGTAGTAATGCCATAAATAGTGATAACATTTACTAGGTAGCAAACAGCTGTATTTTAATGCCTCGGGCAAGTTCTGTTCATATtgtattaatgaaataaaaacacagATAAAGTACCAGCGCACAAGAATAATTTAAGGACACTGGACATAGTTAATGTGAACgataaataagtatatatttgTCCACAAGCACGCTAATTACTCAGatcaaaaaaaatcttgagaacctcctcctatttaaagtcggttaaaaatactattttctttttaattttttcttcaattaaaattaaaagttttcgtCCATTGTAAATTTAACGTTTGCTTGGTTTTAATATTGCAATTTCATTGTTTCCAGGTCGACGAATCGCCGAATTGGAAATGGAAACCTTCCTCGCTAAGGTGATCGAAAACTTCGAGGTGGAATGGTTCGGACCGCCGCTGGAGTTCCGACCCAGCTCTCTGAACTATACTATCGGaccttataattttatttttaaagatgcaaataaataattataatttaaatatattacaaattaagtgtaactaatatatattattaaataaaggaCTTGTATTCACTTATTGATGCATTTAACGAAACGGCTCTTAATCATTCCAT
This window of the Bicyclus anynana chromosome 6, ilBicAnyn1.1, whole genome shotgun sequence genome carries:
- the LOC128198159 gene encoding cytochrome P450 CYP12A2-like; this encodes MQTVRRSASVLATAKQFRRSVAVNSSSVVTNEESSLKSWMEIPGPSSLPIIGQLHHFLPGGSLYPIKSDDFITSAMYDRYGPIIRMDGFFGSPSIVMLYDAEAAAQVLRGENWMPIRPGFTSLGYFRNKYYKKNGAAPDAPTGLISDHGEVWKKFRSTVNPILLQPKTIKLYTNALIEVAEDMIKRMRSIRNEKNMLEGNFDVEMNLWALESIGVVALGGRLNCFDPNLPVESPARKLIQMVHDIFKIADELDFKPSLWRYISTPTFKKAMKLYEDQINISKHFIGEAIKKLESKKSSTEEKGVLEKLLEIDENVAVIMASDMLFAGVDTAANTMTSTLFLLANNPEKQKKLREEILADREKRPYLRACIKESMRMLPVVAGNMRLTTKEYNILGYKIPEGTYVTFIHQALSKMEKHFPEPEKYIPERWITDKEDPLFHGNAHPFAWNPFGFGVRMCIGRRIAELEMETFLAKVIENFEVEWFGPPLEFRPSSLNYTIGPYNFIFKDANK